A portion of the Flavobacterium magnum genome contains these proteins:
- the guaB gene encoding IMP dehydrogenase gives MIAHNSKIIGEGLTYDDVLLVPNYSNVLPREVSIQSKFSRNISLNVPIVSAAMDTVTESAMAIAMAQEGGIGVLHKNMTIEQQAAKVRKVKRAESGMIIDPVTLPLTSKVSDAKNVMKEFGIGGIPIVDENKILKGIVTNRDLRFEKNNARPIVEVMTSENLVTVAEGTSLQEAEVILQGHKIEKLPVINSASQLVGLITFRDITKLTQKPIANKDVYGRLRVAAAIGVTPDAVLRAEALVNAGVDAIIIDTAHGHTEGVVNVLKDVKSKFPNIDVIVGNIATPEAAKYLVEHGADGVKVGIGPGSICTTRVVAGVGFPQFSAVLEVAAAIKGTGVPVIADGGIRYTGDIPKAIAAGADSVMMGSLLAGTKESPGETIIFEGRKFKSYRGMGSVEAMQEGSKDRYFQDVEDDIKKLVPEGIVGRVPYKGELNESMQQFIGGLRAGMGYCGAKDIPTLQENGRFIRITSSGITESHPHNVTITKEAPNYSR, from the coding sequence ATGATCGCACACAACTCCAAGATCATCGGCGAAGGCCTCACATACGATGATGTCCTGCTGGTCCCCAATTATTCCAATGTGCTTCCCAGGGAAGTTTCAATCCAATCAAAATTTTCGAGGAATATTTCGCTGAACGTCCCGATCGTTTCCGCAGCAATGGATACCGTTACCGAAAGCGCTATGGCCATCGCTATGGCACAGGAAGGCGGCATTGGCGTACTGCACAAAAACATGACCATTGAGCAGCAGGCCGCCAAAGTCCGTAAAGTCAAGCGTGCCGAATCCGGTATGATTATCGATCCGGTGACGCTGCCGCTCACGTCAAAAGTTTCCGATGCGAAAAATGTGATGAAGGAATTCGGTATCGGAGGCATCCCCATTGTCGACGAAAACAAAATACTCAAAGGCATCGTGACCAACCGCGATCTGCGATTTGAGAAAAATAATGCCCGTCCCATCGTTGAAGTCATGACCAGTGAAAACCTGGTTACGGTAGCGGAAGGCACCTCACTTCAGGAAGCTGAGGTCATCCTGCAGGGACATAAGATCGAAAAGCTGCCTGTAATCAACAGCGCCAGCCAGCTAGTGGGCCTGATCACATTCCGTGATATTACCAAACTGACGCAAAAACCCATCGCGAATAAGGATGTGTACGGCAGGCTGCGGGTGGCTGCGGCCATCGGCGTGACACCCGACGCGGTCCTTAGGGCAGAGGCGCTGGTGAACGCCGGCGTTGACGCCATTATTATCGATACCGCGCACGGCCACACGGAAGGCGTGGTCAATGTACTGAAGGACGTAAAATCAAAATTCCCCAATATCGATGTCATCGTCGGAAACATCGCGACGCCCGAAGCGGCGAAATACCTTGTCGAGCATGGTGCGGATGGCGTGAAAGTAGGCATCGGGCCCGGATCTATCTGCACAACCCGTGTGGTGGCGGGGGTCGGGTTCCCACAGTTTTCAGCCGTACTTGAAGTGGCAGCCGCGATTAAAGGAACCGGCGTGCCGGTCATTGCTGACGGCGGAATCCGCTACACCGGGGACATTCCGAAAGCCATTGCCGCCGGAGCCGACTCGGTGATGATGGGTTCTCTGCTCGCCGGAACCAAAGAGTCACCGGGCGAAACCATTATTTTCGAAGGCAGGAAATTCAAGTCATACCGTGGCATGGGTTCGGTTGAAGCCATGCAGGAAGGTTCGAAAGACCGTTATTTTCAGGATGTCGAGGATGATATCAAGAAACTCGTGCCCGAAGGCATTGTGGGCCGCGTGCCGTATAAAGGCGAACTGAACGAAAGCATGCAGCAATTCATCGGCGGGCTGCGTGCCGGGATGGGCTATTGTGGCGCAAAAGACATCCCGACCTTACAGGAAAATGGCCGTTTTATCCGGATCACCTCAAGCGGTATTACCGAGAGCCATCCGCATAATGTTACGATTACAAAAGAAGCGCCGAATTATTCAAGGTAA